The proteins below come from a single Dehalococcoidia bacterium genomic window:
- the queA gene encoding tRNA preQ1(34) S-adenosylmethionine ribosyltransferase-isomerase QueA codes for MKTSDFDYELPQELIAQTPIEQRDCSRLLVVNRTDGSITHRHFYDLPDMLREGDFLVFNDSRVLPARLFGHRVGYEGKVEVLLLRRIEPCLWEVLVKPSRRIDAGARIQLDGLLCEVIERKEGAIRVVRFSDEDALEKAGKVPLPPYIRRPVDNPERYQTVYARVKGSAAAPTAGLHFTPDLLHRLEAKGVDFAFVTLHVGLDTFVPVRVDDPERHHIHREYCQLSPEVAQRLSEAKSQGRRIVAVGTTSVRVLEQASLDGAIRPFDGWADLFILPGYKFNAVDVMLTNFHLPRTTLIMMVSAFAGRDLVSKAYDEAIKERYRFYSFGDAMLIL; via the coding sequence GTGAAAACAAGCGATTTCGACTACGAGCTGCCCCAGGAGCTTATAGCTCAGACGCCCATCGAGCAACGCGACTGTTCGCGTTTGCTGGTCGTTAACCGGACCGATGGTTCGATAACTCACCGTCACTTCTACGATTTGCCCGATATGCTGCGCGAGGGCGATTTTCTCGTCTTCAACGACAGCCGAGTGCTTCCGGCGCGCCTGTTCGGGCACAGGGTTGGCTATGAGGGGAAGGTCGAAGTGCTGCTGCTGCGCCGCATCGAGCCCTGTCTATGGGAGGTGCTGGTCAAGCCGTCGCGGCGCATAGACGCCGGCGCACGCATCCAGCTCGACGGATTGCTGTGCGAAGTCATCGAGCGAAAGGAGGGAGCGATACGCGTCGTCCGCTTCTCCGATGAGGATGCGCTGGAGAAGGCGGGGAAAGTCCCGTTGCCGCCGTACATTCGCCGCCCCGTCGACAACCCGGAAAGATATCAGACGGTATATGCTCGTGTGAAGGGCAGCGCCGCCGCGCCCACCGCCGGGTTGCATTTCACGCCCGATCTGCTGCATCGCCTCGAAGCTAAAGGCGTCGACTTCGCTTTTGTCACTCTTCACGTAGGGCTTGACACGTTTGTTCCGGTGCGTGTCGACGATCCGGAAAGACATCACATACATCGCGAGTACTGCCAACTTTCACCTGAGGTCGCGCAACGATTGTCGGAAGCTAAATCGCAGGGCCGACGCATCGTAGCGGTGGGCACGACTTCGGTGCGGGTGCTGGAGCAGGCGTCGCTCGACGGCGCGATACGCCCCTTCGACGGCTGGGCAGACCTGTTCATACTGCCGGGATACAAGTTCAACGCCGTCGATGTAATGCTGACGAACTTCCATCTGCCTCGCACTACGCTGATAATGATGGTATCCGCATTCGCCGGTCGCGACTTGGTATCGAAAGCATACGATGAGGCGATAAAAGAGAGATATCGCTTCTACAGCTTCGGGGACGCGATGCTGATATTGTAG
- a CDS encoding cohesin domain-containing protein: protein MKVNVKIAIIAFLIVIAINITVVIVQFAGKSPTSTSTLQPGDTAIATPTYQPGSTAYLDATPTATYPPTATSAPGQTPVPTSSSPTPGPTQTATPTATLPGATPTPEPTSTPSGGGGGGGTLPTSTTTPTATPTSTQTLTTVVSISTASQVQRDSQFSVDINIEQATYLTFAYFDLSFNANIIEMEGSIAVNWGSQFNPTKVFYQIMESGLIRVVWDNADWANNENNGYGASGSGMLCRVTFTAVAAGTSQLSFVEGRGSPVGEHTLIRWMAWVDSVIPNVGWTNGSVTVVN, encoded by the coding sequence ATGAAAGTAAACGTGAAAATCGCAATAATCGCCTTTTTAATCGTAATCGCGATTAATATCACCGTTGTTATAGTCCAGTTTGCCGGCAAATCTCCCACCTCCACATCAACCCTGCAGCCGGGCGATACCGCCATAGCTACCCCGACATATCAACCGGGCTCTACCGCATACCTTGACGCAACGCCGACAGCTACATATCCTCCCACAGCTACGTCCGCCCCGGGCCAGACGCCCGTGCCAACATCTTCCTCGCCGACACCGGGGCCGACTCAAACGGCAACACCTACCGCAACGCTGCCCGGAGCCACGCCAACGCCTGAACCGACTTCGACGCCTTCGGGCGGAGGTGGCGGAGGAGGAACACTGCCGACATCGACAACTACGCCAACAGCTACTCCTACTTCGACCCAAACGCTGACGACTGTCGTGTCGATCAGCACGGCAAGCCAGGTGCAGCGAGATAGCCAGTTCAGTGTCGATATCAATATAGAGCAGGCAACCTATCTAACTTTCGCCTACTTCGATTTGAGTTTCAACGCAAACATTATTGAGATGGAAGGATCGATAGCAGTTAACTGGGGGAGTCAGTTCAACCCCACGAAAGTTTTTTATCAGATAATGGAATCAGGACTCATACGCGTGGTATGGGACAACGCTGATTGGGCGAACAACGAGAATAATGGCTATGGTGCAAGCGGGTCGGGCATGCTTTGCAGGGTTACCTTCACGGCAGTCGCCGCGGGGACAAGCCAGCTATCATTCGTTGAAGGGCGCGGCTCTCCGGTAGGAGAACACACATTGATTAGATGGATGGCATGGGTCGATAGCGTTATCCCGAATGTAGGCTGGACAAACGGCTCCGTCACCGTTGTGAATTAG
- a CDS encoding MFS transporter: protein MPDTKKKVFYGWFVVAGAWISTFVCSDALGSFNIFGPELTKPVSQGGLGQSMGVLSVAYSIDMIVMAAFSVVAGMLVDRFGLRRLMVIGAIIAGTGFILLSQINHVWQFYVLYGIIAPAGVAFGHVVPSVSTVRRWFMRRAALAVSLAMTGSGIGVVVLVPLFYMLIERSGWSAAYIVMGTTIAAGMIIGSMLMRKDPESQGTYPDGIEATASEIAARPDFAARSQRWTVKEALKTRTWWLFLFAQFYYLAVLGFIGHIKYWGTEDLNLSSGFCVAMVSVLVGAAAASRLIAGIISDWSMKKFNVTRKPVLYACTFLVAIGSVVAIQIGAGNHSGMIAVAILVGMGYGIGMAMFPTYLGDLFGVVSVPKLYGIMYLMSAGVIGGIGPSLFGFIHDAAGSYDTAFLITAIMCTVSAVFLFLIKPPRKVSIEPSSA from the coding sequence ATGCCGGACACTAAGAAGAAGGTTTTCTACGGCTGGTTCGTTGTTGCCGGCGCGTGGATATCTACCTTCGTCTGCTCTGACGCGCTGGGCTCGTTCAATATATTCGGCCCGGAGCTGACCAAGCCCGTGTCGCAGGGCGGCCTGGGCCAGTCGATGGGGGTGCTGTCTGTCGCCTATTCCATCGACATGATCGTGATGGCGGCGTTCTCGGTTGTAGCAGGCATGCTTGTCGACCGTTTCGGGCTGAGGCGGCTCATGGTCATCGGAGCCATCATCGCAGGGACGGGATTCATCCTGCTGAGCCAGATAAATCATGTCTGGCAATTCTACGTTCTATATGGAATCATCGCACCCGCCGGCGTGGCCTTCGGCCACGTCGTGCCGTCGGTGTCGACCGTCCGCCGCTGGTTCATGCGGAGGGCGGCGCTGGCGGTAAGCCTGGCTATGACCGGCTCAGGCATCGGCGTTGTGGTACTCGTGCCGCTGTTCTACATGCTGATAGAGAGGTCGGGCTGGAGCGCGGCCTATATCGTGATGGGGACGACCATCGCCGCGGGCATGATAATCGGCAGCATGCTCATGCGCAAAGACCCCGAATCGCAGGGCACATATCCAGACGGTATAGAGGCAACCGCGTCGGAGATTGCGGCAAGGCCCGATTTCGCCGCGCGCAGCCAGCGCTGGACCGTAAAGGAAGCCCTCAAAACGCGCACCTGGTGGCTGTTCCTCTTCGCTCAGTTCTACTACCTGGCCGTGCTGGGATTCATCGGCCATATCAAGTACTGGGGCACGGAGGATTTGAACCTTTCCAGCGGCTTTTGCGTTGCCATGGTCAGCGTACTTGTGGGGGCGGCGGCGGCCAGCAGGCTCATAGCCGGCATCATATCTGACTGGTCGATGAAGAAATTCAATGTCACCCGCAAACCGGTGCTGTACGCGTGTACTTTCCTGGTGGCAATCGGCAGCGTTGTTGCCATTCAGATCGGCGCCGGTAATCATTCTGGGATGATTGCGGTGGCAATACTGGTCGGCATGGGCTACGGCATCGGCATGGCCATGTTCCCCACGTATCTGGGCGATCTCTTCGGCGTGGTCAGTGTGCCCAAGCTTTACGGCATAATGTATCTTATGAGCGCCGGCGTCATCGGCGGCATCGGCCCCTCGCTATTCGGATTTATCCACGACGCCGCGGGTTCGTACGATACCGCTTTTCTGATCACGGCGATAATGTGCACGGTCTCCGCCGTCTTCCTGTTCCTCATCAAGCCGCCGCGCAAGGTATCTATCGAGCCTTCATCTGCTTAA
- a CDS encoding NAD-dependent deacylase yields the protein MSSLTDAIDEAAQTILKLDYVIALVGAGMSVESGIPPFRGPGGLWTKYGEPEGSSFERFLDDPKDWWEKYTKPQGYMKELVETIQNAVPNPAHYALTEMEQLGVLKHIISQNVDNLHVRAGSKKLSEIHGNMFKLRCIACHAQYEMDEISREVLPPHCPCGGLIKTDGVMFGEPIPPRVLDRCQEETYKCDCMILLGTSGTVYPAAGFPSTAKHRGAKLIEVNPYETPFTEICDVILRAPAAECFPLLIERIKQMKAR from the coding sequence ATGTCGAGTCTAACTGATGCAATAGATGAAGCAGCGCAGACTATATTGAAATTGGACTACGTCATCGCGCTTGTGGGTGCGGGCATGAGCGTGGAAAGCGGCATACCGCCCTTCCGCGGGCCGGGCGGGCTGTGGACAAAGTACGGCGAGCCGGAGGGGAGCAGCTTTGAGCGTTTCCTAGACGACCCCAAGGACTGGTGGGAAAAATACACCAAACCCCAGGGCTATATGAAGGAACTCGTTGAAACGATACAGAACGCCGTGCCCAACCCCGCCCACTACGCCCTCACCGAGATGGAGCAGCTCGGCGTGCTCAAGCACATCATTTCGCAGAACGTGGACAATCTGCACGTGCGGGCCGGCAGCAAGAAACTATCCGAGATACACGGCAATATGTTCAAGCTGCGCTGCATCGCCTGCCATGCCCAATATGAGATGGACGAGATAAGCCGGGAGGTGCTGCCGCCCCACTGCCCCTGCGGCGGCCTCATCAAGACCGACGGCGTAATGTTCGGCGAGCCGATACCGCCACGGGTGCTGGACCGCTGCCAGGAAGAGACTTACAAGTGCGACTGCATGATACTCCTCGGCACATCGGGGACGGTGTACCCTGCCGCAGGATTTCCATCGACGGCGAAACACCGCGGAGCAAAGCTAATCGAGGTTAATCCCTACGAGACGCCGTTCACTGAGATATGCGATGTGATACTGAGGGCGCCGGCGGCGGAGTGCTTTCCGCTTTTAATCGAGCGCATTAAGCAGATGAAGGCTCGATAG
- a CDS encoding HNH endonuclease, whose amino-acid sequence MANEIIRYIEMCLREGTSLQRGMNYQLNDNHSVILMSVRPGAPYADRFEDDGSTIIYEGHDEPRSSQNSNPKVVDQPEFTPSGQLTENGLFHKAAQDYKLEKRPPERIRVYEKIKQGIWSYNGVFHLIDSWMEQTHGRKVFKFKLVAVEGEEDFSKPVPKQSRLRRVIPTEIKLEVWKRDGGKCTKCGSTNDLHFDHIIPWSKGGSSTTADNIQLLCGKHNLEKHDRIE is encoded by the coding sequence ATGGCTAACGAAATCATACGTTATATTGAAATGTGCCTGCGAGAAGGTACTAGCCTCCAGAGAGGAATGAATTACCAACTCAATGATAATCATTCGGTAATCTTGATGTCGGTCAGGCCAGGCGCGCCATATGCAGATAGATTCGAAGATGATGGGTCTACAATAATCTACGAAGGACATGATGAACCACGTTCTTCACAAAACTCTAATCCCAAAGTCGTCGATCAACCAGAGTTCACCCCTTCAGGCCAACTTACAGAAAATGGCCTATTTCATAAAGCCGCGCAAGATTACAAATTAGAAAAGCGGCCACCAGAGAGAATCCGTGTTTACGAAAAAATCAAACAGGGTATCTGGTCGTATAATGGAGTGTTTCATCTAATTGATTCTTGGATGGAGCAAACCCATGGGCGAAAGGTATTTAAATTTAAATTAGTCGCAGTGGAAGGAGAAGAGGACTTTTCCAAGCCAGTCCCAAAACAATCACGACTACGGAGAGTAATTCCGACCGAAATCAAATTAGAGGTATGGAAACGCGATGGTGGCAAATGTACAAAATGCGGGTCAACAAACGACCTACATTTCGACCATATAATTCCATGGTCAAAAGGAGGCTCTTCAACTACGGCGGATAATATCCAGCTTCTCTGTGGAAAACACAATCTTGAGAAACACGATAGAATCGAATAA
- a CDS encoding type II toxin-antitoxin system YafQ family toxin: protein MYTSSYTRQFEKDVKRCRRRGKDFEKFKIILRELIAGKQLDPIHRDHRLLGPYVGRRECHIESDWLLIYKLDEPRIIFERMGTHADLFKE from the coding sequence ATGTACACCTCGTCATATACCAGACAGTTCGAGAAAGACGTTAAGCGCTGCAGGCGCCGCGGCAAGGACTTTGAGAAGTTCAAGATCATCCTGCGCGAACTAATAGCCGGTAAACAACTCGACCCGATCCACCGCGACCATCGCCTGCTCGGCCCGTACGTCGGCCGCCGCGAGTGCCATATTGAATCCGACTGGCTGCTCATCTACAAGCTCGATGAACCGAGAATCATCTTCGAGCGCATGGGCACGCACGCGGATTTGTTTAAGGAATAA
- a CDS encoding type II toxin-antitoxin system RelB/DinJ family antitoxin has product MSKTSTVRARVEPNLKEHAESIFKRLGLNSTQAITMFYKQVELRDGLPFDVAIPCACTKRTFESTDAGRDLIVCEDADDMCDKLGI; this is encoded by the coding sequence ATGAGCAAAACTTCAACGGTCAGAGCAAGAGTAGAACCCAACCTGAAGGAGCACGCAGAATCTATATTCAAACGGCTGGGGCTGAACTCTACACAGGCCATCACTATGTTCTACAAGCAGGTGGAACTGCGCGACGGCCTTCCCTTCGACGTAGCCATCCCCTGCGCTTGCACCAAACGCACGTTCGAGTCCACCGACGCCGGGCGCGACCTCATCGTCTGCGAAGACGCGGATGACATGTGCGATAAACTGGGGATCTGA
- a CDS encoding patatin-like phospholipase family protein: MHKIGLALGGGGARGLAHISVLEVLDELDIKPSVIAGTSMGAIIGAFYASGMSGKDIKKLVRRHIISKDDRLRDVIDKRAHILEWTSAFAPAHARGGIIKADKFYNRLFGEISKTTFEELEIPLIVIATDYWTAEEVVFKTGELLPAVKASAAIPVVFTPVSIGGRILVDGGVVNIVPYEHILDLCDVTIAVDVSGTPTAHKHEVPSLIQSALGTIRIMQTANLAAKMKILQPDIFVHPDIHNVKLLDFNKVEDVFHQAEPAMEELRAKIAKLKAG, translated from the coding sequence ATGCATAAAATAGGTTTGGCACTGGGCGGCGGCGGCGCACGCGGTCTCGCGCATATCTCCGTTCTGGAGGTCCTTGACGAATTGGATATCAAGCCAAGCGTCATCGCAGGAACCAGCATGGGAGCCATCATCGGCGCCTTTTACGCCTCAGGCATGTCCGGCAAAGACATAAAGAAGCTCGTCAGACGCCACATCATCTCGAAAGACGACCGCTTGCGTGATGTAATCGATAAAAGGGCACATATACTTGAGTGGACCAGTGCCTTCGCCCCTGCACACGCGCGCGGCGGGATCATAAAGGCGGATAAGTTCTATAACCGTTTATTCGGCGAGATCAGTAAGACCACATTCGAAGAGCTCGAAATTCCATTAATAGTCATAGCAACCGATTACTGGACAGCCGAGGAAGTGGTTTTTAAAACGGGCGAACTGCTCCCTGCGGTCAAGGCCAGCGCCGCAATTCCCGTTGTATTCACCCCGGTTTCGATCGGAGGCAGGATACTTGTTGATGGAGGCGTTGTAAATATAGTGCCCTATGAACATATTTTGGATTTATGCGATGTGACTATAGCGGTGGACGTTTCCGGAACGCCTACTGCTCACAAGCACGAAGTACCCTCGCTCATTCAGTCGGCTCTTGGCACTATAAGGATCATGCAAACAGCAAACCTTGCCGCTAAGATGAAAATTCTGCAGCCGGATATCTTCGTCCACCCGGACATTCACAATGTGAAGCTGCTCGATTTCAACAAGGTGGAAGATGTCTTTCACCAAGCCGAGCCTGCCATGGAAGAGCTGAGGGCTAAAATCGCAAAGCTTAAGGCTGGCTAG
- the recF gene encoding DNA replication/repair protein RecF, whose translation MHISHIGLTNFRNYRILDLDLPANLIVFQGDNAQGKTNLLESMYMMVATKSHRATTDRELVNWGCLDSDIAAARVTAQVETRAGETKVEIAIIVTQSNEGPQFKKKLKINGVPRRAIEVVGHIAAVLFTSQDIELIYGTPSKRRRYLDMASSQVDPKYLHALQLYGKVLLQRNHLLKLIAERRADEGQLEFWDGEMIRHGAIIIEQRIHLIAELNRLAPPIHSRISSGEELQINYLPSVGIEGFRKRLQEVRKREIAQRMSVVGPHRDDMSFTVNGNDVNTYGSRGQQRTVALSLKLAEAGYLRSRLNDEPVILLDDVLSELDATRRHQLLEAVSSYNQVVITTTDIDYFEPGFLENAARFMVNDGTVVRI comes from the coding sequence ATACATATCTCCCATATCGGCCTGACGAACTTCCGCAACTACCGGATCCTTGATCTGGACCTCCCGGCTAATCTAATCGTGTTCCAGGGCGACAACGCCCAGGGTAAGACTAACCTCCTTGAGTCTATGTACATGATGGTCGCAACCAAGTCGCATCGAGCGACGACCGACCGCGAGCTGGTCAACTGGGGATGTCTGGACAGCGATATCGCCGCCGCCCGCGTCACGGCGCAGGTCGAGACCAGGGCCGGTGAAACGAAAGTCGAGATAGCCATTATCGTTACGCAATCGAACGAAGGTCCCCAGTTTAAAAAGAAGCTTAAGATAAACGGCGTGCCGCGGCGGGCCATAGAAGTCGTGGGACATATCGCGGCGGTGCTCTTCACCTCGCAAGATATAGAGCTTATCTACGGAACGCCTTCAAAGCGCAGGCGATATCTCGATATGGCGAGTTCTCAGGTAGATCCGAAGTATCTGCACGCCCTGCAGCTTTATGGCAAGGTTCTGCTCCAGCGCAACCATCTGCTCAAGCTAATCGCCGAGCGCCGCGCCGACGAGGGGCAGCTTGAGTTCTGGGACGGCGAGATGATACGGCACGGCGCAATTATCATCGAGCAGCGGATACATCTGATCGCCGAGCTCAACCGGCTGGCCCCGCCCATCCATAGCCGCATCAGCTCCGGTGAGGAGCTTCAGATCAACTATCTCCCCAGCGTCGGCATTGAAGGCTTCCGCAAGCGGCTGCAGGAGGTGCGTAAAAGGGAGATAGCGCAGCGCATGAGCGTGGTCGGCCCGCACCGCGACGACATGTCGTTTACGGTCAACGGCAACGATGTAAACACATACGGATCGAGGGGGCAGCAGCGCACCGTCGCCCTCTCGCTCAAGCTGGCCGAGGCGGGCTATCTGCGTTCCAGGCTGAACGACGAGCCCGTCATACTGCTGGACGATGTGCTCTCCGAGCTGGATGCGACCAGGCGGCATCAGCTTCTGGAAGCCGTATCGTCATATAATCAGGTCGTCATCACTACAACGGATATAGACTATTTCGAGCCGGGATTCCTGGAAAACGCGGCGCGTTTCATGGTCAACGACGGAACAGTTGTTCGAATATAA